A region from the Anaerolineae bacterium genome encodes:
- a CDS encoding Transcriptional regulator, GntR family, producing MENDSGTTKLKIYKEIRRSIIMGHRQPGERLDVEEIARQYNTSITPIRDALQMLTQEGLVSIKPRSGYFVTRMTLKQLRDMMELRKILELAAIERAAMRITPAQIQELRSVHAGYTGDDDVSYDRYTDENRKFHVTIAIASGNLELAEMIGRLHDRLARFMVLRHAGQSQEFTHARIVDALEKHDPEAAKRALLDDIEVSHDEIIDEIIEEKADSWHVDTSR from the coding sequence ATGGAAAACGATTCAGGCACCACCAAACTAAAAATTTATAAAGAAATCCGTCGTTCAATTATCATGGGACATCGTCAGCCAGGTGAACGTTTGGATGTTGAAGAAATCGCCCGCCAATATAACACCAGTATCACCCCCATTCGGGATGCCCTGCAGATGCTGACTCAAGAAGGTCTGGTGAGCATTAAACCACGGTCGGGCTATTTTGTAACGCGGATGACCCTTAAGCAATTGCGCGATATGATGGAATTGCGCAAAATTCTGGAACTGGCAGCTATCGAGCGCGCGGCTATGCGCATCACACCAGCTCAAATACAGGAACTACGCTCCGTTCACGCCGGATACACCGGTGACGACGATGTATCCTATGACCGCTATACAGACGAGAATCGCAAATTCCATGTCACCATTGCCATCGCCTCAGGAAACCTTGAGTTAGCAGAGATGATCGGTCGATTACATGATCGCCTTGCCCGCTTCATGGTTTTACGCCATGCCGGACAATCGCAGGAATTTACGCACGCCCGGATTGTCGATGCGCTGGAAAAACACGATCCCGAAGCTGCAAAACGAGCTTTATTGGATGATATTGAAGTCTCGCATGATGAAATCATCGATGAAATCATCGAAGAAAAAGCCGATAGCTGGCATGTAGATACGAGCCGCTAA
- a CDS encoding 5-methyltetrahydrofolate--homocysteine methyltransferase — protein MNLETIYQHVINGEMDETAESVATALAEGFSPNDILNKALIAAMDEVGRRYEEGDFFVPEMLIAARAMQSGLHVLKPHLVQGSVGSAGKIVIGTVKGDLHDIGKNLVAMMLEGAGFEVIDLGTDVDP, from the coding sequence ATGAATCTGGAGACAATTTATCAACACGTCATAAATGGAGAGATGGATGAAACTGCCGAGAGTGTTGCCACAGCTCTGGCAGAAGGATTCAGCCCCAATGACATCCTGAATAAAGCGCTGATTGCAGCCATGGACGAAGTCGGACGACGTTATGAAGAGGGTGATTTTTTCGTCCCTGAAATGTTGATTGCCGCCCGCGCCATGCAGAGTGGTCTGCATGTCCTGAAACCTCATCTCGTTCAAGGCAGCGTGGGATCGGCTGGTAAGATCGTCATCGGCACGGTAAAGGGAGACTTACACGATATTGGCAAAAATCTGGTGGCAATGATGCTGGAAGGCGCCGGGTTCGAGGTCATCGATCTGGGCACCGATGTTGACCCATAA
- a CDS encoding Methyltransferase corrinoid protein translates to MAGTIDALKQAGVRDQVKVIVGGAPVTAEFARQIGADGFAPDASTAARVVRQLLE, encoded by the coding sequence ATGGCAGGTACCATCGATGCCCTCAAACAAGCCGGTGTCCGTGATCAGGTCAAGGTCATCGTCGGCGGCGCACCGGTCACGGCTGAATTTGCCAGACAAATCGGCGCCGATGGATTTGCCCCCGATGCATCCACCGCCGCGCGAGTTGTGCGCCAGTTATTAGAATAA
- a CDS encoding NAD-dependent protein deacetylase of SIR2 family yields MDFPDQLIQTLRKAQRVVALSGAGISQESGLRTFRDAQDGLWAQYRPEDLATPQAFQRNPRLVWDWYAWRREKVYQAKPNPAHYALAEMAKFIPHFTLITQNVDGLHQAAGSSNVIELHGNIRRVRCSVCGQVHSQWHQTSHEVPRCSACNGLLRPDVVWFGENLPHAELETALEAARSCELFFSIGTSGLVQPAASLAYLAQQSGACIVEINAEATPLTPHADFSLQGKAGEILPALVKATFYSL; encoded by the coding sequence ATGGATTTTCCAGATCAACTGATCCAGACCCTGCGGAAAGCACAACGGGTCGTTGCTCTCAGTGGGGCAGGCATCTCGCAAGAAAGCGGCTTGCGTACTTTTCGGGATGCTCAGGATGGCTTGTGGGCTCAGTATCGTCCCGAAGACTTAGCCACACCGCAGGCTTTTCAACGCAATCCCAGGCTGGTTTGGGATTGGTATGCCTGGCGGCGCGAGAAGGTCTATCAGGCAAAGCCAAACCCGGCGCATTATGCCCTGGCCGAAATGGCAAAATTCATTCCCCACTTTACGCTCATTACCCAAAATGTAGATGGTTTGCACCAGGCGGCCGGCAGTTCCAATGTGATCGAACTGCACGGCAACATCCGCCGTGTACGCTGTTCGGTATGCGGCCAGGTGCACTCACAATGGCATCAAACCTCTCATGAAGTACCGCGCTGCTCAGCTTGCAACGGCCTGTTACGCCCCGATGTCGTCTGGTTTGGTGAAAACCTCCCCCATGCCGAATTAGAAACCGCCCTTGAAGCTGCTCGATCCTGTGAGCTTTTCTTTTCGATTGGCACTTCTGGTCTGGTTCAACCGGCTGCGTCACTTGCCTACCTCGCTCAGCAGAGCGGTGCATGCATAGTTGAGATCAATGCTGAAGCAACCCCTCTAACCCCCCATGCCGATTTTTCTTTACAGGGCAAGGCGGGAGAAATTCTTCCTGCTTTGGTTAAAGCAACCTTCTACAGCCTGTAA